One region of Oncorhynchus nerka isolate Pitt River linkage group LG22, Oner_Uvic_2.0, whole genome shotgun sequence genomic DNA includes:
- the LOC115106030 gene encoding tubulin alpha-8 chain-like has product MKQTAIVFKGFINSFKGHLFYITAGKMRECISVHIGQAGVQMGNACWELYCLEHGFQPDGTIHENTAPQLTDSSFGTFFSETGAGKYVPRAIFLDLEPTVVDEIRNGHYRQLYHPEQLISGKEDAANNYARGHYTIGKEIVDSVMDRMRKMADQCTGLQGFLIFHSFGGGTGSGFTSLLMERLSVDYGKKSKLEFSVYPAPQVSTAVVEPYNSILTTHTTLEHSDCSFMVDNEAIFDICKRNLGVERPSYTNLNRLIAQIVSSITASLRFDGALNVDLTEFQTNLVPYPRIHFPLVTYAPIISVEKAYHEQLSVPEITNACFEPANQMVKCDPRRGKYMACCLLYRGDVVPKDVNAAIASIKTRRSIQFVDWCPTGFKVGINYQPPTVVPGGDQAKVQRAVCMLSNTTAIAEAWSRLDHKFDLMYAKRAFVHWYVGEGMEEGEFSEAREDMAALEKDYEEVGADSGDACEDEEDEY; this is encoded by the exons ATGAAGCAGACTGCCATTGTGTTCAAAG GTTTCATTAATTCCTTTAAAGGCCATCTATTCTACATAACTGCAGGAAAAATG AGGGAGTGCATTTCCGTCCACATCGGCCAAGCAGGAGTCCAGATGGGCAATGCATGCTGGGAGTTGTATTGTCTGGAGCATGGTTTCCAGCCAGATGGGACCATCCATGAGAACACTGCTCCTCAATTGACTGACTCATCGTTTGGCACCTTCTTCAGTGAGACTGGGGCTGGGAAATATGTTCCCAGGGCCATCTTCTTAGATCTGGAGCCTACTGTTGTGG ATGAGATCAGGAATGGCCACTACCGTCAGCTTTATCACCCTGAACAACTCATCAGTGGCAAGGAAGACGCTGCCAATAACTACGCTCGTGGCCATTACACCATCGGCAAGGAGATTGTGGACTCTGTCATGGACAGGATGCGTAAAATG GCTGACCAATGCACTGGACTACAAGGGTTCCTCATCTTCCATAGTTTTGGTGGAGGGACCGGCTCTGGTTTTACTTCCCTGTTGATGGAACGCCTGTCTGTGGATTACGGCAAGAAGTCCAAACTAGAATTCTCAGTCTACCCTGCTCCCCAGGTGTCCACGGCAGTGGTGGAGCCCTACAACTCCATCCTGACCACCCACACCACCCTGGAGCACTCGGACTGCTCTTTCATGGTGGACAACGAGGCCATCTTTGACATCTGCAAGCGTAACCTGGGAGTGGAGCGGCCATCTTACACCAACCTGAACCGCCTCATCGCCCAGATTGTCTCCTCCATCACAGCCTCCCTGCGCTTCGATGGAGCTCTCAACGTAGacctgacagagttccagaccaACCTTGTGCCTTACCCCCGTATCCACTTTCCCCTGGTCACCTATGCCCCCATCATCTCAGTAGAAAAGGCCTACCACGAGCAGCTCTCTGTCCCCGAGATCACCAACGCCTGCTTTGAGCCGGCtaaccagatggtgaagtgtgatccCAGACGCGGCAAGTACATGGCCTGCTGCTTGCTGTACCGCGGCGATGTGGTTCCCAAAGATGTCAACGCAGCCATCGCCAGCATCAAGACCCGGCGCAGCATCCAGTTTGTAGATTGGTGTCCCACTGGGTTCAAGGTGGGGATCAACTACCAACCCCCTACGGTGGTTCCTGGAGGAGACCAGGCCAAGGTCCAGAGGGCTGTGTGTATGCTGAGTAACACCACAGCCATCGCTGAGGCTTGGAGTCGTCTGGACCACAAGTTTGACCTGATGTATGCCAAGAGAGCCTTCGTGCACTGGTACGTGGGTGAGGGCATGGAGGAGGGGGAGTTCTCTGAGGCCAGAGAGGACATGGCTGCTCTGGAGAAGGACTATGAGGAGGTGGGGGCAGACTCTGGGGACGCCTGTGAGGACGAGGAGGATGAATACTAA